AACTCCATAATTTATTCATGTTCTATTTAAGTAAAAAGTCTTTAATAAAGTTTCTTCGATTGAAAAAATATTTTAATAAAAAATAACAAAAGATATTAAATAAAAAAATATGGTCATCATATGAACAAGAAAAGACAATATCAAATATTGCTGATAGTTTTAATAATTATCGTAATATTTAATATCGCAATTATGCTAACAGCCGACAACAATTCTTCAAATGTCTACAATGTTACTACTGTTGGCAATAATTCATATGGTACAGTCTATAAAATCATTGCGGGAAATCCCTCATCAAATGAGACAATAGCCATTATTTTAGGAGTCCATCCTCGAGAACATGAAATCCATGATGCAATAAACCAGACAATCTATAACATTGCCGGGGAGGATGGTGCTAAAAACTTAACTAAGAGATTTGTGATTTACTTTATAGACGTGAACGATACTTTCACTTCACGGGGAGACACAAGAACTGCCGGAGAAGCCCTGGCCAATGAGTTCATCGTTCCCAACATTGAAAACGACAATCCATTTGTTGTTGTTGATGTTCATGAAATCGATCCTATTTACGAGTATTCAAATTTCCTCTTTAGCCTGTCCAATAGAACTCCACAAATAGATAGTTATATAAATAAGCTATCGGAAGACGTTGATTTGGTGGACTTTAACTTTACTGAAGGAACAAGCCCTGAAAAAGTTACAATGCCTATAGCAGATAAAGGAATTCCTACAATACTGCTTGAAATATCAATTACAAATGACTATTCACAAAAACAAGATGCCGCAAATAAATTGATTGCAAGTTTAGATGAGTTAGAGCCTTAAAACGTGATTATTATGCAAAAATCCAGAGCAATACTAATTGGTAGAATGCAACCTGTTCACAATGGACACATGCAAGTTATCAATAAAATTTTAGAAGAAGTAGATGAGCTGATTATTGGAATTGGCAGTGCCCAAATCAGTCATGAGAAAAAAGACCCATTTACTGCAGGTGAGAGAATTGTAATGATAAGTCAAGCTTTAGCAGATGCGAATGTTGACCCATCAAGATATTACATTATCCCCATGCAGGATATTAATTTCAATGCCATTTGGGTTTCACACGTCAAAATGCTGACTCCCCCATTCTCAATTGTCTATACTGGAAATTCTTTAGTCAAACAGTTATTCAAAGAGGAAGGATTTGAGGTTAGGCAACCCCCACTTTATGACAGACTGCATCTATCCGGTACCGAAGTAAGGCGAAGAATTATTAATGATGAAAATTGGCAAGAGTTGGTTCCGAATGCAACAGTTGATGTTATGAGTGAAATTGAGGGTGTTGAAAGAATGAAAAACCTGTCAATCAAGGAAATTAGCGACATATAACAATAGTTATTTATACTAATTTGACAATAATATATTTGGAGATGACATAATGGTTGTAAGAGTAATAGAAGCAAAGGAAGATAAAGTTACAACAGCTGATTTAATAGCTGATATTAAAAAAAGCAATAAAATTGATTATTCAGGAGCTATTTTCACCTTTGAAGGAATCGTGCGTGGAAAAGAAGAAAATATGAACCTGAAAAAATTAATTTTAACTACTCCCGATAAAGAAAAAACCCAAGAAGAAATTGAAAAGATAGTCGAAAACGCTAAAATCAAATACAATGTCCATGAGATTTCAGTTGTTCACTATATCGGTGAGTTTTATACTGGAGATTCATTGTTTTTAGTTGCAGTTTTAGGTAACCACAGAGGAGAAACTCTCGATGCATTAAAAGAAGTTATTGAAACTGTGAAATATGAAGTCGAATTTAAAAAAGAAGAAATATCAGAACAAGGAACAAAAACAATCCTTGCAGGAGGTTAAACCATGTTTTTAATGAACATTATAAGAATTGCAATAATATTCATTATTATTTATGCAGTTTTAAAAAATTTAAAAACCCTTTTAAAAGCAGGCGTAATTATATTCGTTATTTTGTTATTGTTAGGATTTATAGGGTTTTAAAACCCCTATCCTAAACTTATTTTCCGATAATTACTTCAGTGGATTTAATTATTGCAGTAACATCATCACCTTCACTCAAACCTAAATTCTCAGCAGATTCCTTAGTAATGACAGCAGTGATAACGCTTGGATCTGTTACTTCAATTTTAATATTAGCCATTACGGCACCTAAATCGATATTTGTAATTTTACCATTTAATTGATTTCTTGCACTAAGCTTCATTTTATAATCCCCCATAAACAAATTTATTTACCGATAATTACTTCAGTGGATTTAATTATTGCAGTAACATCATCACCTTCAGCCAGACCTAACTTTTCAGCAGATTCCTTAGTAATAACCGCAGTAATAGTATTTGGTTCGGTGATCTCAATTTTAATATTAGCCATTACAGCACCTAAATCGACATTTGTAATTTTACCATTTAATTGATTTCTTGCACTAAGTTTCATTTTCACATCACCTTATGTTTTACAATAATAAATTGTATCGAATTGTATATAAATGTTTCGTTTTTTACTAAATAAAGGTATTTGAAAACGATTACCTTATTTAGTTCATATCGATATAATCTTATAATAATATTATTTTAAAAAGAAGTTATAATTATTCTATAATAAATATTATGAAGTTTATAGAAATATAACTAAAAAATAAATAATTAAAATTATTTATATTAATATATAATAAAAATTAATCCTTAAAATTAAATTTTATCGAAATTCATAGACTATCATCGATGAAATTATGAAACTCTAGAAAATTATATTAAATTATAAATCGAAAAATACTATTTATGAAAATCGAAATGGAATCAATAGGAACAATTCATACGGAATTTACAGAAATTGAAGGAATGCCGATTCAACCAACCGGCGCAAAAGGAATTAAAGGAACTATTGAAATTAAAGAAAAATAC
This genomic interval from Methanobrevibacter sp. contains the following:
- a CDS encoding molybdopterin-binding protein, which codes for MKLSARNQLNGKITNVDLGAVMANIKIEITEPNTITAVITKESAEKLGLAEGDDVTAIIKSTEVIIGK
- a CDS encoding nicotinamide-nucleotide adenylyltransferase; its protein translation is MQKSRAILIGRMQPVHNGHMQVINKILEEVDELIIGIGSAQISHEKKDPFTAGERIVMISQALADANVDPSRYYIIPMQDINFNAIWVSHVKMLTPPFSIVYTGNSLVKQLFKEEGFEVRQPPLYDRLHLSGTEVRRRIINDENWQELVPNATVDVMSEIEGVERMKNLSIKEISDI
- a CDS encoding molybdopterin-binding protein, translated to MKLSARNQLNGKITNIDLGAVMANIKIEVTDPSVITAVITKESAENLGLSEGDDVTAIIKSTEVIIGK
- a CDS encoding molybdenum cofactor biosynthesis protein MoaE, which translates into the protein MVVRVIEAKEDKVTTADLIADIKKSNKIDYSGAIFTFEGIVRGKEENMNLKKLILTTPDKEKTQEEIEKIVENAKIKYNVHEISVVHYIGEFYTGDSLFLVAVLGNHRGETLDALKEVIETVKYEVEFKKEEISEQGTKTILAGG